The Aspergillus nidulans FGSC A4 chromosome VIII genome contains the following window.
GAACCCGCTGAATCGTCAGCAACTGCTAAGAAACGTGGAGCCGAGGAGGCggagctcggcgaagaagaagaagacgaggagacCAAGACACTACGGACGAAGAGAGCCAAGgttctggaagagaagttgaAGCGTGAGCGTGTTCGCAACCGTGCTCTAATGGGTGTGACCGCAGCCTTCGCTCTCGCGTAAGTTTTCCGGTCCTTTCGTTGCTGTGGAAGCGCAGTCACTGATATACATGTCTAGAGCATCTATCCCTTATTTCTTCTAGAAAACCTGCTCTCGTGCTGCTAGAAGCCTGAGCTACAACTCATCAAGATTATGGTCATAACCCCCTCTGATTCCCTCGATTTTGATCATTGCCCATCCTCGCTTGGATCTGAATTATCTCCTCTTTATTCCTTATAACTCCTTCGCTGTCACATGCCTAAGTTGAAACCTTGGCTGGAGCTCTCCAAGGCCCTTCGAAACGCGGCAAGAATGATGTACTGTGTCCATGTTTATTTATCACGTTATAATACCTCCCCCCCTTTGGTTGTCAGGTTCGCATCTCCATTCCGAAGAGCAGCGATTATCTCGTCGTCTCAGCGATCGACGCTCGTTTTTAACGTGCGCGTTCTCCTACCTCCTACCTCCTGGATACTCGATACTCGGTTCTTAATCCTTTCCTTCGCAAGGttcctgtttctttttcttctctgttACAACATTTCGCAGCAAGAGCTAGTGCCTTTCCAGGAAGATGACGGATCATCGCTAGGGTATTTAAGAACAATACAAACGAATAAACCCGAGCTGCTTGTATCCTAGTAGATCAATTGTACATGAATTGTAGTTCAGAAGCTGCATTGAAACGAGGGTGTCGGACCGGTTCGGACTGGAGCAAATGCAAACATGCAAACATGATCATGATGTTCCGCCAAGCACTCTTTGTAGCGCCAATCTCGGTCGCAACCACTACATATCTGTACCTTCTATCTAGTGTTTAGATTATTATACCGCTGCTCCCTGCTTACTGCCAGCAATGAAATGTCTCTCCCTGGTTTAGAGCTCACGCAGCCCTCCGCGGAGAGCCAGTCCGCTTCCGCACCGCCAACTCAGATTAATCTCTCCGCAGGTTCAGAGTGGAGGTTCGAGGTAGCCTTCGGGACCACCGTTCGAGTTAAGGTGAGCCTCTTTCAATAAGATACATTATTGGCTTTTACTTTTCCCATCAAGCCCACCTGCTTATGTTCGCTGAATGAGACTGATCAAAAGGGAGGAACGGTTTCCAGCTCCTAACCGGCACCGCAGAGCTCTTCGGCACCGAACTCGCCCCCTCACAAACCTACACGTTCTCCGGTACAAAGGCCGCAATTTACACGTGGCACGGCTGCACCCTCGAAGTGAGCGCCGGTGACGCAGTCTCCGGACTCGATGGGACTACATCTGCCTCCGGCCGAGGCGGGCTCGGAGCAGGAGGCTGCCAGAGCGAATATATCGCAGAGGAAACGCCGATGGTAGAATATGCAAATGTTCACTTTGCACTGGAGGGCCTCCGTGCTGAAGCGAAGGCGAGTGGGAGGGACGGACCCCGCGTACTGATCCTTGGCCCCGAGGATGCGGGGAAGACGAGCTTGTCAAAGATCCTGACGGCCTATGCGGTAAAGGTTGGACGCGAGCCGATTGTGGTCAATTTGGACCCGACTGAGGGGATGTTGAGCGTGCCTGGTACAGTGTCGGCGACGGCGTTTCGGGCTATGCTGGACGTTGAGGAAGGGTGGGGGAGTAGCCCTATGTCTGGGCCGAGTGCGGTGCCGGTGAAgttgccgttggtgtattTCTATCCGATAGTCAACCCGTTGGAGGCGGAAGGGTCGGTGTTCAGGCCGATTGTGTCGAGGTTGGCGTTGTCGGTTATGGGAAGGatggcagaagatgaggatgcgaaAGAAACGGGCATTATCGTTGATACGCCGGGGATTCTAAGCCAGAGTCGGGCGGGGGCTTTGGAGATGATTAACCATATTGTG
Protein-coding sequences here:
- a CDS encoding cleavage polyadenylation factor subunit CLP1 (transcript_id=CADANIAT00002576), whose protein sequence is MSLPGLELTQPSAESQSASAPPTQINLSAGSEWRFEVAFGTTVRVKLLTGTAELFGTELAPSQTYTFSGTKAAIYTWHGCTLEVSAGDAVSGLDGTTSASGRGGLGAGGCQSEYIAEETPMVEYANVHFALEGLRAEAKASGRDGPRVLILGPEDAGKTSLSKILTAYAVKVGREPIVVNLDPTEGMLSVPGTVSATAFRAMLDVEEGWGSSPMSGPSAVPVKLPLVYFYPIVNPLEAEGSVFRPIVSRLALSVMGRMAEDEDAKETGIIVDTPGILSQSRAGALEMINHIVTEFSITTILVIGSERLYSLMMKSYDNKPSSSASSAASDERISVVKLSKSGGCVDRDAAFMKAVRESQIRTYFFGNPVPTTASSALSISSSSTTNVTLSPHAQQLDFDAIALYNYTTSSAEEDQNDEDDYDPAQLTTDSFLPGNNEAESASSLPGLNSAANASAAAAAGALVPLKKVPGPAPSALANTLLAITHASPTSSPSEIRDASTMGFLYVADVDSERGKIRVLAPVGGRVPSRAIIWGKKWPAEVVGLVG